Proteins from one Flavobacterium sp. N2038 genomic window:
- a CDS encoding T9SS type A sorting domain-containing protein encodes MKNTTAKTITITGTPTATVSYSIATTGTGTPATGSGTITVNSGTPSGNEIHNFTTSGKTSTFYSITGNMNSTDGSVTYAGLTLTARLKIESSTSITYTTTSASTLTLVFDSNFTGTIKVNNVSYTASAGIVTASIPAGSNTITKGSVANLFYIATEYTSGATLRMAQTAEVTAEPQAAKAILYPNPVSDILYVTKGTQTIEKVLVYNMSGTLVKSAGKDPESIDVSGLIAGTYLVKVYTNDGSFNQTILKK; translated from the coding sequence GTGAAAAATACAACTGCAAAAACAATTACAATTACTGGAACTCCGACTGCTACCGTATCTTATTCGATTGCAACAACCGGAACTGGAACACCTGCAACAGGGTCAGGAACAATTACAGTAAATTCCGGAACACCAAGCGGAAACGAAATTCACAATTTTACTACTTCTGGAAAAACGAGTACTTTTTATTCGATAACAGGAAATATGAACTCTACTGATGGTTCTGTAACTTATGCCGGGTTAACTTTAACAGCACGCTTAAAAATAGAATCAAGTACATCAATTACCTATACAACAACTAGTGCATCAACATTAACTCTAGTTTTTGATTCTAATTTTACTGGTACAATAAAAGTAAATAACGTATCGTACACAGCTTCAGCCGGAATTGTTACGGCTTCAATTCCTGCAGGTTCAAACACAATTACTAAAGGATCTGTGGCAAATTTATTCTACATCGCTACTGAATATACAAGCGGAGCAACTTTAAGAATGGCACAAACAGCTGAAGTTACAGCAGAACCACAAGCTGCAAAAGCAATCCTATATCCAAACCCGGTTTCTGATATTCTATATGTTACGAAAGGAACACAAACTATAGAAAAAGTTTTGGTGTATAACATGTCGGGAACACTAGTAAAAAGTGCCGGAAAAGACCCAGAAAGCATTGATGTAAGCGGTTTAATTGCCGGGACTTACTTAGTGAAAGTTTATACCAATGATGGATCATTCAATCAAACTATTCTGAAAAAATAA
- a CDS encoding aldehyde dehydrogenase family protein: MTTIASQFGMNEALEKLGIKSINEGTSTGLQNFSSGEILESYSPVDGKLIASVKMSTAQDYEKVMQSATEAFKSFRLIPAPQRGEIVRQFGEKLRQNKEALGKLVSYEMGKSLQEGYGEVQEMIDICDFAVGLSRQLHGLTMHSERPGHRMYEQYHSLGVVGIISAFNFPVAVWSWNTALAWISGDVCVWKPSEKTPLCGIACQNIIAQVIKENNLPEGISCLINGDYKIGELMTADTRIPLVSATGSTRMGKIVAQAVAGRLGKSLLELGGNNAIIVTPDADIKMTVIGAVFGAVGTAGQRCTSTRRLIIHESIYDKVKDALVAAYKQLRIGNPLDENNHVGPLIDTHAVEMYATALNKVVAEGGNILVEGGVLSGEGYESGCYVKPAIAEAKNSFEIVQHETFAPVLYLIKYSGEVDNAIELQNGVAQGLSSAIMTNNLREAERFLSVTGSDCGIANVNIGTSGAEIGGAFGGEKETGGGRESGSDAWKIYMRRQTNTINYTTSLPLAQGIKFDL; this comes from the coding sequence ATGACAACAATAGCATCGCAATTTGGAATGAATGAGGCTCTGGAAAAATTGGGCATCAAATCGATAAATGAAGGAACATCAACTGGGTTGCAGAATTTTTCTTCGGGAGAAATTTTAGAAAGTTATTCACCAGTTGACGGAAAATTAATTGCTTCGGTAAAAATGTCAACAGCTCAGGATTACGAAAAAGTAATGCAATCTGCAACAGAAGCTTTTAAAAGCTTTAGATTAATTCCTGCGCCACAACGTGGAGAAATTGTACGTCAGTTTGGAGAAAAATTGCGTCAGAATAAAGAAGCTTTAGGTAAGTTGGTTTCTTATGAAATGGGGAAATCACTGCAGGAAGGTTATGGAGAAGTTCAGGAAATGATCGATATCTGTGATTTTGCAGTTGGGTTATCACGTCAGTTACACGGATTAACGATGCATTCTGAAAGACCAGGACATAGAATGTACGAACAATATCATTCGTTAGGAGTTGTGGGTATTATTTCTGCTTTCAATTTTCCGGTTGCAGTTTGGTCGTGGAATACCGCTTTGGCTTGGATTTCCGGTGACGTATGTGTATGGAAACCTTCTGAAAAAACACCTCTTTGTGGTATTGCATGTCAAAATATAATTGCTCAGGTTATTAAAGAAAATAATCTTCCGGAAGGAATTTCATGCTTGATTAATGGAGATTATAAAATAGGCGAATTAATGACGGCAGATACTCGAATTCCATTAGTATCAGCAACGGGTTCTACCAGAATGGGAAAAATTGTAGCTCAGGCTGTGGCAGGTCGTTTAGGTAAATCGTTATTAGAGTTAGGTGGAAATAATGCGATTATTGTTACGCCAGATGCTGATATTAAAATGACCGTTATTGGTGCTGTTTTTGGTGCTGTTGGAACAGCAGGGCAGCGTTGTACTTCAACTCGAAGATTAATTATTCACGAAAGTATTTATGATAAAGTAAAAGATGCTTTAGTTGCTGCGTACAAGCAATTACGCATTGGAAATCCACTGGACGAAAATAATCATGTTGGACCACTAATTGATACTCATGCAGTTGAAATGTATGCAACTGCTTTAAATAAAGTGGTAGCCGAGGGAGGAAATATACTCGTTGAAGGAGGAGTACTTTCCGGAGAAGGTTACGAAAGCGGATGTTATGTAAAACCAGCAATTGCAGAGGCTAAAAACTCATTTGAAATTGTGCAGCACGAAACTTTTGCTCCGGTTTTATATTTAATTAAATATTCTGGAGAGGTTGATAATGCTATTGAACTTCAAAATGGAGTGGCACAAGGATTGTCGTCTGCAATTATGACCAACAATTTGCGTGAAGCCGAGAGATTTTTATCGGTTACGGGTTCTGACTGTGGAATTGCAAATGTAAATATCGGAACTTCAGGCGCTGAAATTGGAGGTGCTTTTGGTGGAGAAAAAGAAACGGGAGGCGGACGTGAATCGGGTTCTGATGCATGGAAAATCTATATGAGACGTCAAACGAATACCATTAATTACACTACAAGTTTACCTTTAGCTCAAGGAATAAAATTTGATCTGTAA
- a CDS encoding MBL fold metallo-hydrolase — MNIFSRFAICILLLSTNAFSQKEQKASFQVVPLGIKGGIDEKNLSAYLVAPINTNDYISLDAGTINAGIEKAIENKVFKVSISEVLRKYIKGYFISHAHLDHVSGLIINSPADSSKTVYATEKCMQMMENHYFNDETWANFGDKGPGKPLKKYHFQTLNFSEETQITNTTMTVKAFPLSHVNPFESTAFLIKNGESYVLYLGDTGPDAVEKSNNLKDLWTAVAPLVQNKQLKGIFIEVSFPNEQPDQFLFGHLTPNYLMKELHVLEDLAGKDSLKGFKIIVTHLKPPTKNITKLKEQLKNQNDLGVKIIYPEQGKRFEL; from the coding sequence ATGAACATTTTTTCACGGTTTGCGATCTGCATCTTATTACTTTCGACAAATGCATTTTCTCAAAAAGAACAAAAAGCTTCTTTTCAGGTAGTTCCTCTGGGGATAAAAGGCGGAATCGATGAAAAAAATCTTTCGGCTTATTTAGTGGCTCCAATTAATACTAATGATTATATAAGTCTTGATGCCGGAACCATAAATGCCGGAATCGAAAAAGCTATTGAAAACAAAGTTTTTAAAGTTTCAATCAGCGAAGTTTTACGTAAATATATTAAAGGTTATTTTATTTCGCATGCCCATTTAGATCATGTTTCAGGTTTGATTATTAATTCACCCGCAGATTCATCCAAAACCGTTTATGCGACTGAAAAATGCATGCAAATGATGGAAAATCATTATTTCAATGATGAAACCTGGGCTAATTTTGGTGACAAAGGTCCCGGAAAGCCACTAAAAAAATATCATTTTCAGACTTTAAACTTTAGCGAAGAAACTCAGATAACTAATACAACAATGACGGTGAAAGCTTTTCCATTAAGCCATGTAAATCCGTTTGAGAGTACTGCTTTTTTAATTAAAAATGGAGAATCATATGTATTATACTTAGGTGATACTGGCCCTGATGCTGTCGAAAAAAGTAATAATCTAAAAGATTTATGGACGGCAGTTGCGCCTTTGGTACAAAACAAACAGCTTAAAGGCATTTTCATTGAGGTTTCTTTCCCAAACGAACAACCTGATCAGTTTTTATTTGGCCATTTGACTCCAAATTACTTAATGAAAGAACTTCATGTTTTAGAAGACCTGGCTGGAAAAGATTCTTTAAAAGGTTTTAAAATTATTGTGACTCATTTAAAACCTCCAACTAAAAATATTACAAAGCTTAAAGAACAGCTTAAAAATCAAAATGATTTGGGAGTGAAAATTATTTATCCTGAACAAGGGAAAAGGTTTGAATTGTAG
- a CDS encoding 3-hydroxyanthranilate 3,4-dioxygenase, which yields MAIAKPFNLTKWIEENRQLLKPPVGNKNLYVDSGDYIVMVVAGPNARKDYHYNETEELFYQLEGSIKVVIQEDGERKEMELNAGDMYLHPAKIPHSPVRSEGSIGLVIERKRAGLGYTDGLLWHCDNCNHKLYEVYFELHNIEKDFLPHFEHFYNSEELRTCNNCGTVMETDPRFTAKK from the coding sequence ATGGCTATAGCAAAACCTTTCAATCTCACAAAATGGATTGAAGAAAACCGACAATTACTTAAACCACCTGTTGGAAATAAAAATCTATATGTTGATTCAGGCGATTACATTGTCATGGTCGTAGCGGGACCAAATGCCCGAAAAGATTATCACTATAATGAAACTGAAGAGCTTTTTTATCAACTGGAAGGAAGTATCAAGGTAGTAATTCAGGAAGATGGCGAACGCAAAGAAATGGAATTAAATGCGGGTGATATGTATCTTCATCCTGCTAAAATCCCACATTCTCCGGTTCGTTCAGAAGGCTCAATAGGTCTAGTAATTGAACGTAAACGTGCCGGATTAGGATACACAGATGGCTTGCTGTGGCACTGTGATAACTGCAATCACAAACTTTATGAAGTATATTTTGAATTGCATAATATTGAAAAAGATTTCCTTCCTCATTTTGAACATTTCTATAATTCAGAAGAGTTAAGAACTTGTAATAATTGTGGAACTGTTATGGAAACCGATCCAAGATTTACAGCTAAAAAATAA
- a CDS encoding endonuclease/exonuclease/phosphatase family protein translates to MIKFHFCLVVFFAIYILNAQSKKYIIHTVAFYNFENLFDTINNANTNNDEWTPTGAQHWTKEKYEQKLKNLSRVISEIGTPENSVSPTLLGCSEVENRGVLEDLVRQEKIADLDYGIIHFDSPDQRGIDVALLYKKKYFRPTSFSNIPLLIYKNNSVLQVDKNEDLGDVEMKTNKDRVFTRDQLLVTGFLEDEEIHIIINHWPSRSGGEKASSKFREAAGALNRKIIDSLQQINPNAKVITMGDLNDGPFNKSIKTVLGAKGKKAEVPEFGMFNPFEEMLNKGMGTIAFRDSWDIFDQIIMTESLIKSDFSTFKFWKAGIFNRSYLVQTYGKYKGYPLRNTLTEAGFSDHFPVYIYLIKENQK, encoded by the coding sequence ATTATTAAATTTCATTTTTGTTTAGTCGTTTTTTTTGCAATTTATATTTTAAATGCGCAATCTAAAAAATATATCATTCATACCGTTGCCTTTTATAATTTCGAAAATCTTTTTGATACTATAAATAATGCAAATACAAACAATGATGAGTGGACACCGACAGGAGCACAGCATTGGACAAAAGAAAAATACGAGCAAAAATTAAAGAATCTTTCAAGGGTAATTTCTGAGATTGGAACGCCCGAGAATTCGGTTTCACCAACTTTACTTGGTTGTTCTGAAGTGGAAAACAGAGGCGTACTTGAAGATTTGGTGAGGCAGGAAAAAATCGCAGATTTAGATTATGGAATTATACATTTTGATTCACCAGATCAGCGCGGAATTGATGTTGCACTTCTTTACAAAAAAAAGTATTTCAGACCGACGTCTTTTTCGAACATTCCGCTATTAATTTACAAAAACAATTCGGTTCTTCAGGTGGATAAAAACGAAGATCTGGGTGATGTAGAAATGAAAACGAATAAAGATCGTGTTTTTACAAGAGATCAGCTTTTGGTTACCGGTTTTTTAGAAGATGAAGAAATTCATATTATTATTAATCACTGGCCTTCAAGATCAGGAGGAGAAAAAGCTTCAAGTAAATTTAGGGAAGCTGCAGGAGCTTTAAACAGAAAAATAATTGATTCTTTACAACAGATAAACCCCAATGCAAAAGTGATAACAATGGGAGATCTAAATGATGGACCATTTAATAAAAGTATAAAAACAGTGTTGGGAGCAAAGGGAAAGAAAGCAGAAGTTCCGGAATTTGGAATGTTTAATCCGTTTGAAGAAATGCTGAATAAGGGTATGGGGACAATTGCTTTTCGTGATTCATGGGATATTTTTGATCAAATTATAATGACAGAATCGCTTATAAAATCTGATTTTTCGACTTTTAAGTTTTGGAAAGCAGGAATTTTCAACAGATCTTACCTGGTTCAGACTTATGGGAAATACAAAGGATATCCCTTAAGAAATACGTTAACTGAAGCCGGTTTTAGTGATCATTTTCCGGTTTATATTTATTTAATAAAAGAAAATCAAAAGTAG
- a CDS encoding S66 peptidase family protein, which translates to MITPPYLQKGDTVVLLATARKNIDDNLKPTIDLLHSWGLEAVIGSTIGLDYNQLAGTDEQRAADFQKQLDNPNIKAIWCVRGGYGTVRMIDLLDFTKFRKHPKWVIGFSDVTVLHNHLNTMGYKSIHGTMPVSVARNTPEAISSLKASLFGEPLSYSVAPDPMNRFGKATGELVGGNLSILYSLLGSQSAIDCKDKILFIEDLDEYLYHVDRMMMNLKRNGCIENLKGIVIGAMTSMKDNEVPWGKNALEIIDDVTKKYNIPVIFNFPAGHIRDNRALIMGNTVTIDVNASGSTLSFQK; encoded by the coding sequence ATGATAACACCACCTTACTTACAAAAAGGAGATACTGTAGTTCTTTTAGCAACAGCCAGAAAAAATATCGATGACAATTTAAAACCTACAATAGATTTGCTGCATAGCTGGGGTCTTGAGGCAGTAATTGGAAGTACGATTGGCCTTGATTACAATCAGCTTGCCGGAACAGACGAACAACGTGCTGCCGATTTTCAAAAACAATTGGACAACCCAAATATTAAAGCGATTTGGTGTGTACGTGGTGGCTATGGTACGGTTAGAATGATCGATTTACTTGATTTTACAAAGTTCAGGAAACATCCAAAATGGGTAATTGGTTTTAGCGATGTAACGGTTTTACACAATCACTTAAACACAATGGGCTACAAATCGATTCATGGTACAATGCCAGTGAGTGTAGCACGTAATACACCGGAAGCTATCAGCTCTCTAAAAGCAAGTTTATTTGGTGAGCCTTTATCGTATTCAGTAGCTCCGGATCCAATGAATCGTTTTGGAAAAGCAACAGGAGAATTAGTTGGCGGAAATCTTTCTATTCTATACAGCTTATTAGGTTCGCAATCTGCAATTGACTGTAAGGATAAAATATTATTCATCGAGGATTTAGATGAATATTTATATCATGTTGATCGTATGATGATGAATTTAAAACGCAATGGTTGTATCGAAAACCTTAAAGGAATTGTTATTGGTGCAATGACCAGCATGAAAGATAATGAAGTGCCGTGGGGAAAAAATGCACTCGAAATCATTGATGATGTAACTAAAAAATATAATATTCCTGTAATTTTCAACTTCCCAGCCGGTCACATTAGAGACAATAGAGCTTTAATAATGGGGAATACTGTTACAATTGATGTAAATGCTTCCGGAAGTACTCTTAGTTTCCAAAAGTAA
- a CDS encoding YraN family protein produces the protein MAKHNELGKLGEDLAASYLEENGYKIRDRNYIFQKAEIDIIAQKDDILAIVEVKTRSSLDFGSPQDFVKSKKIQLLIKAVNAYINDREKDFDENLNIRFDIVAIHKTKETFAIEHLTDAFYHF, from the coding sequence ATGGCAAAACATAACGAACTCGGAAAACTTGGAGAAGATTTGGCGGCTTCATATCTTGAAGAAAATGGTTATAAAATTCGAGATCGAAACTACATTTTTCAAAAAGCCGAAATAGATATTATTGCGCAAAAAGATGATATTTTAGCCATAGTTGAAGTTAAAACAAGATCGAGTCTGGATTTTGGTTCTCCACAGGATTTTGTCAAGTCAAAAAAAATTCAGCTACTCATAAAAGCAGTAAATGCCTACATAAACGATAGGGAAAAGGATTTTGATGAAAATTTAAATATTCGTTTTGACATCGTTGCCATCCATAAAACCAAGGAAACATTTGCTATTGAACATCTTACTGACGCTTTTTATCATTTTTAA
- a CDS encoding aspartate kinase, whose protein sequence is MKTVSSIVENYIKTKPFLLNALSLGIINLTSLSRNIMTELESEFGKEVKQGAVVMSLKRLTEELDFKLNHKINKVIKNIGEITVRSELTDYTFSASETVLNKQADLISDINALSDIFYTSSRGVNETNIVVSSSVNHLVEKHFMREKLIQKLDNLASITVKLPKENIVVPGIYYFIFQRLAWEGIIINEVISTSNEFTILVGEDQVDVAFKVIKDLKN, encoded by the coding sequence ATGAAAACCGTTTCTTCCATCGTCGAAAATTACATTAAAACAAAACCCTTTTTACTAAATGCATTATCGCTCGGAATTATCAATTTAACTTCTTTGTCACGGAACATTATGACCGAACTGGAAAGTGAATTTGGTAAAGAGGTAAAACAAGGTGCAGTTGTAATGTCACTTAAAAGACTTACCGAAGAACTGGATTTTAAACTGAATCATAAAATCAATAAAGTAATTAAGAATATTGGTGAAATTACGGTTCGTTCTGAATTGACAGATTACACATTTTCTGCTTCAGAAACTGTTTTAAACAAACAAGCTGATTTAATTTCTGATATTAATGCTTTATCTGATATTTTTTACACCTCATCGCGTGGTGTAAATGAAACAAATATTGTGGTGAGCAGCAGTGTTAATCATCTGGTTGAAAAGCACTTTATGCGCGAAAAACTAATTCAGAAATTAGACAATTTAGCTTCAATTACTGTAAAACTTCCAAAAGAAAATATTGTAGTTCCCGGAATTTATTATTTCATTTTTCAGCGTTTAGCCTGGGAAGGAATTATTATAAACGAGGTAATTTCGACTTCAAATGAATTTACAATTCTGGTTGGAGAAGATCAGGTTGATGTTGCTTTTAAAGTTATTAAAGATTTGAAGAACTAA
- a CDS encoding DUF5683 domain-containing protein, producing MQNQFLLLFLFFGLTSVFAQEKTKIILNDNLKAEAIDPLRPAKAAFYSAILPGLGQFYNKKYWKVPLVYGAIGVSTYFYIDNQKKYNLYRDEYKSRLEGTSGHSAFLSGLSESQLIAAQKQFQRNRDLSALFIVGFYVLNIIDANVDAALSQFNVDERLAFKPVVIKNDITLKNDFGFTLCYNF from the coding sequence ATGCAGAATCAATTTCTTCTTCTATTTTTATTTTTTGGATTAACTTCAGTTTTCGCTCAGGAAAAAACTAAAATCATTTTAAATGATAACCTTAAAGCAGAAGCAATTGATCCCCTTCGTCCTGCAAAAGCAGCATTTTATTCGGCTATTTTACCAGGTTTAGGACAGTTTTATAATAAAAAATACTGGAAAGTACCTTTGGTTTATGGTGCAATTGGTGTGAGTACTTATTTCTATATTGACAATCAAAAAAAATACAATTTGTACAGAGATGAATATAAAAGCAGACTAGAAGGTACATCTGGCCATTCAGCTTTTTTATCCGGATTAAGTGAAAGTCAATTGATTGCAGCTCAAAAGCAGTTTCAGAGAAACAGGGATTTATCGGCTTTGTTTATTGTTGGATTTTATGTTTTAAATATCATCGATGCAAATGTTGATGCTGCTTTATCACAATTTAATGTAGATGAAAGATTGGCATTTAAACCTGTTGTGATAAAAAATGATATTACATTAAAGAATGATTTTGGGTTTACTCTGTGTTATAACTTTTAG
- the mfd gene encoding transcription-repair coupling factor — MSKNALYTTYDNLPKAQQIATSLLEGNQIKMNLSGLLGSAVSFIIRSVFKKTELPFLVVLDNKEEAAYYLNDLEQMIGEQDVLFYPASFRRPYQVDETDNANVLLRAEVLNRINSRKKPAIIVTYPEALFEKVVTRQQLDKNTLKVSLNDKISIDFINEVLFEYEFKRVDFITEPGEFSVRGGIVDVFSFSNDHPYRIEFFGNEVDSIRSFDVETQLSVETHKKITIIPNVENKIFQENRESFLDYIAEKTVLFIQNTDGLFSQLDKQFARAEEAFEKLSKEIKHATPEQLFLNQASFIKRSLDFSVVELSKPVYKTTKKFEFHIQPQPSFNKQFDLLLNNLSDNHFNGYKNYLFCSNETQAKRFHDIFESLDEANSENIRKQYHTIVLPLYQGFIDEENQITAYTDHQIFERYHKFNIKNGYSKKQNITLKELTALSVGDYVTHIDHGIGKFGGLQKIQVEGKTQEAIKLVYADNDIVYVSIHSLHKISKYNGKDGTPPKIYKLGSNAWKILKQKTKARVKHIAFNLIQLYAKRRLEKGFQFAPDSYLQNELESSFIYEDTPDQTKSTQEVKADMESDRPMDRLVCGDVGFGKTEVAIRAAFKAVDNSKQVAVLVPTTILAYQHYRTFTERLKDMPVSVGYLNRFRTAKQKKQTLKDLAEGKLDIVIGTHQLVNKNVVFKDLGLLIVDEEQKFGVNVKDKLKTIAANVDTLTLTATPIPRTLQFSLMAARDLSVITTPPPNRYPIETNVVGFNEEIIRDAISYEIQRNGQVFFINNRIENIKEVAGMIQRLVPNARVGIGHGQMDGAKLEELMLGFMNGDFDVLVATTIIESGLDVPNANTIFINNANNFGLSDLHQMRGRVGRSNKKAFCYFICPPYSSMTEDARKRIQALEQFSELGSGFNIAMKDLEIRGAGDLLGGEQSGFINEIGFDTYQKIMNEAIEELKENEFKDLYPEENNIDTKEYVKDIQIDADFELLFPDEYINNVSERLVLYNELGAIKDEAGLQEFERKLIDRFGPLPKQAVSLLNSIRIKWIATKVGIEKLVLKQGKMIGYFVSDQQSDYYQSVKFRNVLNFVQKQNALCKMKEKQTVNGLRLLLTFENVKSIKRALELMELFEE, encoded by the coding sequence TTGAGTAAAAACGCCCTATATACTACATATGATAATCTGCCTAAAGCACAGCAGATTGCAACAAGTTTACTGGAAGGAAATCAGATAAAAATGAACCTTAGCGGATTGCTTGGATCTGCAGTTTCATTTATAATCCGCTCTGTTTTCAAAAAGACAGAACTTCCTTTTTTAGTTGTTTTAGACAATAAAGAAGAAGCTGCATATTATTTAAACGATCTCGAACAGATGATTGGCGAGCAGGATGTATTGTTTTATCCCGCTTCATTTCGTCGTCCGTATCAGGTTGATGAAACAGACAACGCCAATGTTTTGCTTCGAGCTGAGGTTTTAAACCGAATTAATTCGAGAAAGAAACCAGCCATAATTGTTACCTATCCGGAAGCGCTTTTTGAGAAAGTAGTCACACGTCAGCAATTAGATAAAAACACCTTAAAAGTCTCTTTAAACGACAAAATTTCGATTGATTTTATCAACGAAGTTTTATTTGAATACGAATTTAAAAGAGTTGATTTTATTACAGAACCCGGCGAATTTTCCGTTCGTGGAGGAATTGTCGATGTTTTTTCATTTTCAAACGATCATCCGTATAGAATTGAATTCTTTGGAAACGAAGTGGACAGCATCAGAAGTTTTGATGTAGAAACACAGTTATCTGTCGAAACACACAAAAAAATTACGATTATCCCAAATGTCGAAAACAAGATATTTCAGGAAAATCGCGAAAGTTTCTTGGATTATATTGCCGAGAAAACAGTACTGTTTATTCAAAACACCGACGGGCTTTTTAGTCAGTTAGACAAACAATTTGCAAGGGCGGAAGAAGCTTTTGAGAAATTGTCGAAGGAGATCAAACACGCCACACCGGAACAATTATTTTTAAATCAGGCTTCGTTTATAAAACGATCTTTGGATTTTTCTGTGGTTGAATTGTCAAAACCGGTTTATAAAACGACTAAGAAATTTGAATTTCATATTCAGCCTCAGCCGTCTTTCAACAAACAATTTGATTTATTACTGAATAATCTGAGCGACAATCATTTCAACGGATATAAGAATTATTTATTCTGTTCGAATGAAACTCAGGCAAAACGTTTTCATGATATTTTTGAATCTTTAGATGAAGCTAATTCAGAGAATATCCGAAAACAATATCATACTATTGTACTGCCTTTATACCAAGGTTTTATTGATGAAGAAAATCAAATAACGGCCTATACTGATCACCAGATTTTTGAGCGTTATCATAAATTCAACATCAAAAACGGATATTCTAAAAAACAGAATATTACGCTTAAAGAGTTAACTGCACTTTCTGTTGGCGATTATGTGACACACATTGATCACGGAATTGGAAAGTTTGGCGGGTTGCAGAAAATTCAGGTCGAAGGCAAAACACAGGAAGCAATAAAACTAGTTTATGCAGATAATGATATTGTTTACGTAAGCATTCACTCGCTTCATAAAATCTCAAAATACAACGGAAAAGACGGAACGCCGCCGAAAATTTATAAACTAGGATCGAACGCCTGGAAAATTTTAAAACAAAAAACCAAAGCGCGTGTCAAACATATTGCCTTCAACCTTATTCAGTTATATGCAAAACGTCGTTTAGAAAAAGGTTTTCAGTTTGCACCGGACAGTTATTTGCAAAACGAATTAGAGAGTTCGTTTATTTACGAAGATACACCAGATCAAACCAAATCAACGCAAGAAGTAAAAGCCGATATGGAAAGCGATCGTCCAATGGATCGTCTGGTTTGTGGTGATGTAGGTTTCGGGAAAACTGAAGTTGCGATTCGTGCTGCTTTTAAAGCCGTTGATAATAGTAAACAAGTTGCCGTTTTAGTGCCAACCACTATTTTGGCATACCAACATTATAGGACTTTTACCGAAAGGTTAAAAGATATGCCGGTTTCTGTAGGTTACTTAAATAGATTTAGAACTGCTAAACAAAAAAAGCAAACCTTAAAAGACTTAGCCGAAGGAAAACTTGATATCGTAATTGGAACGCATCAATTAGTAAACAAAAATGTAGTTTTTAAAGATCTTGGTTTATTGATTGTTGACGAGGAACAAAAGTTTGGTGTAAACGTAAAAGATAAACTGAAAACTATTGCTGCAAATGTTGATACATTGACATTAACAGCAACGCCAATTCCGAGAACGCTACAGTTTTCGTTAATGGCGGCGCGCGATTTATCTGTAATTACAACACCTCCGCCAAACAGATATCCTATTGAAACGAATGTTGTTGGTTTTAATGAAGAGATTATTCGTGATGCGATTTCGTATGAGATTCAGCGAAACGGACAAGTTTTCTTCATCAATAACCGAATTGAGAATATAAAAGAAGTGGCTGGAATGATTCAGCGTTTGGTTCCAAATGCAAGAGTCGGGATTGGTCACGGACAAATGGACGGTGCTAAACTTGAGGAATTGATGTTAGGTTTCATGAACGGAGATTTTGATGTTTTGGTAGCCACAACGATTATCGAAAGTGGTCTTGACGTTCCAAATGCCAACACTATTTTTATCAACAACGCTAATAATTTCGGATTATCAGATTTGCACCAAATGCGTGGACGTGTGGGACGAAGCAACAAAAAAGCATTCTGTTATTTCATCTGTCCGCCGTATTCATCAATGACCGAAGATGCCAGAAAACGTATTCAGGCATTGGAACAATTCAGCGAATTAGGAAGTGGTTTTAACATTGCGATGAAAGATCTTGAAATTCGTGGTGCAGGAGATTTATTAGGTGGCGAACAAAGCGGTTTCATCAATGAAATTGGTTTTGATACGTACCAAAAAATCATGAATGAAGCCATCGAAGAATTGAAGGAAAACGAATTCAAGGATTTATATCCGGAAGAAAATAATATCGATACGAAAGAGTATGTAAAAGACATTCAAATTGATGCCGATTTTGAACTTTTATTCCCAGATGAATATATCAACAACGTATCGGAACGTTTGGTTTTATACAACGAATTAGGCGCTATAAAAGACGAAGCCGGTTTACAGGAATTCGAAAGAAAACTTATTGACCGTTTCGGACCATTGCCAAAACAAGCAGTCTCATTATTAAACAGCATTAGAATAAAATGGATTGCTACGAAAGTCGGAATCGAGAAATTAGTCTTAAAACAAGGCAAAATGATTGGTTATTTTGTTTCAGATCAACAGTCAGACTATTACCAATCCGTAAAGTTTAGAAATGTTTTGAATTTTGTGCAAAAACAAAATGCGCTTTGCAAAATGAAAGAAAAACAAACCGTAAATGGATTACGTTTGTTATTGACTTTTGAAAACGTAAAATCGATCAAACGTGCGTTGGAATTGATGGAGTTGTTTGAGGAGTAA